One segment of Myxocyprinus asiaticus isolate MX2 ecotype Aquarium Trade chromosome 41, UBuf_Myxa_2, whole genome shotgun sequence DNA contains the following:
- the LOC127431757 gene encoding protein-cysteine N-palmitoyltransferase HHAT-like protein, whose product MGVKAALPRYELYFYNVVLCMAMFWAARWIFEVSSSNTNRKTFKTSVQPGWYYSGRRMDTADIEWMMWFSTFREHIIFGLSGHVIFAKICSMMAPQYRSMVFMAYGMLAVFTSMGWAYVTLILSHCVLLYSISLVKLRWLCFVAGLTTMATFKMEPFISWQAGFVSGSFDLRPVLFYGGSGFTIMRCMSFALENCEKKDGNYSILELLKYNFYLPFFYFGPIMTFDKFYIQANNPNLTRKDGEMWNISIQALLNLGVITIVAILFHFMYILTIPSDMKLLKHISDWAIVGLAYLNVVYDWVKAAVMFGVINTVSRLDHLDPPKPPKCITMLYVFSETHFDRGINDWLCKYVYNYLGGKHENVLDELIASLCTYGITALWLGPCWVVFIWAFLNCFGLNFELWIAKFFTMEPFISIEMAISDSMSRRIRAVFNTFNFWTIVLYNVLLLNSLEFANLVAKRLLLKGFPFTTITVTFVTYCLIQLIKERERSQALIDDPDPIPHPASVPPPTAAPTTTTLTAPCTTQTDGAATQPVDPNKEKAE is encoded by the exons ATGGGGGTCAAAGCAGCCCTTCCTAGGTATGAGCTCTATTTCTACAATGTAGTGCTGTGTATGGCAATGTTCTGGGCTGCCAGATGGATCTTTGAAGTGTCCAGCT CAAATACCAACAGAAAAACCTTCAAGACCAGTGTTCAGCCAGGATGGTACTATTCTGGCAGAAGAATG GATACGGCTGATATCGAGTGGATGATGTGGTTCTCCACGTTCCGAGAGCATATCATCTTTGGACTCTCAGGTCACGTGATCTTTGCCAAGATCTGCTCCATGATGGCTCCTCAG TACAGATCCATGGTTTTCATGGCATATGGTATGCTGGCTGTTTTCACAAGTATGGGCTGGGCCTATGTCACTCTCATCCTCTCTCACTGTGTGCTGCTGTACAGCATCTCTCTGGTCAAGCTTAGGTGGCTCTGCTTCGTGGCTGGACTCACCACAATGGCTACCTTTAAAATGGAGCCCTTTATTTCCTGGCAG GCAGGGTTTGTGAGTGGTTCTTTCGATCTCCGTCCTGTCCTGTTTTATGGTGGCAGTGGGTTCACCATCATGCGCTGCATGAGTTTCGCTCTTGAGAACTGTGAGAAGAAGGACGGAAACTACAGCATCTTGGAGCTCCTCAAGTACAACTTCTACCTCCCCTTCTTTTACTTTGGGCCCATCATGACCTTTGATAAGTTCTACATTCAG GCCAATAACCCTAACCTGACCAGGAAAGATGGGGAGATGTGGAATATTTCCATTCAGGCACTGCTAAACCTGGGGGTTATTACCATAGTGGCAATCCTCTTTCATTTCATGTACATTCTGACCATACCTAGTGACATGAAGCTCCTTAAACACATCTCTGACTGGGCCATTG TGGGATTGGCCTACTTAAATGTAGTGTATGATTGGGTGAAAGCAGCAGTGATGTTTGGGGTGATAAACACAGTGTCAAGACTGGATCATCTGGACCCTCCTAAACCACCGAAATGCATCACAATGCTTTATGTGTTCTCTGAGAC ACACTTTGATCGTGGAATTAATGACTGGCTCTGCAA gtatgtgtataattacCTTGGTGGGAAGCATGAGAATGTTTTGGACGAGCTGATAGCCTCCCTGTGCACTTATGGCATCACGGCGCTCTGGCTGGGACCATGCTGGGTGGTTTTCATCTGGGCTTTCTTAAACTGCTTTGGCCTTAATTTTGAATTGTGGATCGCCAAGTTCTTCACCATGGAGCCTTTTATTTCTATTGAA ATGGCGATCTCTGATTCTATGTCACGCAGGATAAGGGCTGTGTTTAATACCTTCAATTTCTGGACTATTGTCCTCTACAATGTCTTGCTTCTGAACAGTCTTGAATTTGCCAATCTTGTTGCCAAGAGATTGTTACTTAAAG GTTTTCCCTTCACCACCATCACTGTGACGTTTGTTACATACTGCTTGATTCAGCTGATTAAGGAAAGGGAAAGAAGCCAGGCTTTGATTGATGATCCAGACCCAATCCCCCATCCTGCCTCTGTTCCTCCACCCACAGCTGCACCCACTACCACCACCTTGACAGCTCCCTGCACCACCCAGACGGATGGAGCTGCCACCCAGCCTGTGGACCCAAACAAGGAAAAGGCAGAGTAG
- the LOC127431754 gene encoding glycine--tRNA ligase: MDGNIEEILAPLRLAVKEQGDLVRHLKAENAPDVDVTKAVAELKARKRILEAKELSLQPKDDIVDRTKMEDTLKRRFFYDQAFAIYGGVSGLYDFGPVGCALKNNILQVWRQHFIQEEQILEIDCTMLTPEPVLKTSGHVEKFADYMVKDVKNGECFRADHLLKAHLQKLMSDKKCPAEKKAEMESVITQMDNYTQQELADLFVQYNVKSPTTGNDLTPPISFNLMFQTSIGPGGNMPGYLRPETAQGIFLNFKRLLEFNQGKLPFAAAQIGNSFRNEISPRSGLIRVREFTMAEIEHFVDPNEKVHSKFSSVADLEIMLYSSKAQTSGQSAQIMRLGDAVEQGVINNSVLGYFVGRIYLYLVKVGVAKDKLRFRQHMDNEMAHYACDCWDAETKTSYGWIEIVGCADRSCYDLLCHARATKVPLVAEKPLKEPKVVNVVQFEPNKGAIGKAYKKDAKIAMEYLAICDECFITEQEKLLNENGEFTIETEGKTFKLTKDMVNIKRFQKTLHVEEVVPNVIEPSFGIGRIMYSIFEHTFHIREGDEQRTYFSFPATVAPYKCSVLPLSQNQEFMPFVRELSDALTKNGVSHKVDDSSGSIGRRYARTDEIGVAFGITIDFDTVNKTPHTATLRDRDSMRQIRAEVRELPEIVRDLANGAITWEEVESKYPIFEGQETSKKETVEE; encoded by the exons GGTGATCTTGTGCGTCACTTGAAGGCAGAGAACGCTCCTGATGTAGATGTCACAAAAGCAGTAGCAGAGCTCAAAGCTCGGAAGAGAATCCTTGAGGCCAAG GAGCTGTCGTTACAGCCCAAAGATGACATTGTGGACCGAACCAAGATGGAGGACACTCTAAAAAGACGGTTCTTTTATGATCAGGCATTTGCCATCTATGGGG GCGTGAGTGGTCTGTATGACTTCGGGCCTGTCGGTTGCGCTTTGAAAAACAATATCCTGCAGGTCTGGAGGCAACACTTCATCCAGGAGGAGCAGATTCTGGAGATCGACTGTACCATGCTCACACCTGAACCTGTTCTCAA GACATCAGGGCATGTGGAGAAGTTTGCTGACTACATGGTAAAGGATGTCAAAAATGGAGAGTGTTTCCGTGCTGACCATCTCCTTAAAG ctCATCTGCAGAAATTAATGAGTGACAAGAAATGTCCTGCAGAAAAGAAAGCTGAAATGGAGAGTGTCATCACACAG ATGGATAACTACACTCAGCAGGAGCTGGCAGATTTGTTTGTGCAATACAATGTCAAGTCGCCCACTACAGGAAATGATCTTACACCTCCTATCTCATTCAACCTGATGTTCCAAACCTCCATTGGACCTGGGGGAAACATGCCAGG CTATTTAAGGCCAGAAACTGCTCAGGGAATCTTCCTCAACTTCAAACGTCTTTTGGAGTTCAACCAGGGGAAGCTGCCATTTGCTGCAGCCCAAATCGGAAACTCCTTCAGAAATGAGATCTCTCCTCGCTCTGGATTAATTCGTGTCAG AGAGTTTACAATGGCTGAGATCGAGCACTTTGTTGACCCGAACGAAAAGGTTCATTCCAAGTTCTCCAGTGTTGCTGATCTGGAAATCATGCTTTATTCTTCCAAAGCTCAAACCAGTGGGCAATCTGCCCAAATAATGAGGCTGGGTGATGCCGTGGAGCAG GGAGTCATCAACAACTCCGTCTTGGGCTACTTTGTTGGAAGGATCTATCTTTATCTGGTCAAAGTGGGCGTGGCAAAGGACAAACTTCGTTTCCGTCAGCACATGGACAACGAGATGGCCCACTATGCCTGTGACTGCTGGGATGCTGAGACCAAAACTTCTTAT GGGTGGATCGAGATTGTGGGATGCGCTGATCGCTCATGTTATGATCTTTTATGCCATGCACGGGCCACCAAAGTCCCTCTGGTTGCTGAGAAACCCTTAAAGGAACCCA AAGTTGTAAATGTTGTCCAGTTCGAGCCAAACAAAGGTGCCATTGGCAAAGCATACAAGAAGGATGCCAAAATCGCTATGGAATATCTTGCCATCTGTGATGAATGCTTTATCACTGAGCAGGAGAAGCTCCTCAATGAGAAtgg TGAGTTCACCATTGAGACTGAGGGCAAGACTTTCAAACTCACCAAGGACATGGTTAACATCAAGAGGTTCCAGAAGACTCTGCATG TTGAGGAGGTTGTACCAAATGTGATCGAACCCTCTTTTGGCATCGGGAGAATCATGTACTCCATCTTTGAGCACACATTCCATATCAGAGAGGGTGACGAACAAAGAACA TATTTCAGTTTCCCTGCCACTGTTGCACCATACAAATGCTCCGTCCTTCCATTGAGCCAAAATCAGGAATTTATGCCGTTTGTTAGAGAATTAT CTGATGCCCTGACCAAGAATGGTGTCTCCCACAAAGTGGATGATTCTTCAGGATCTATCGGAAGACGCTATGCCAGAACGGATGAGATCGGTGTGGCATTCGGTATCACTATCGATTTTGACACCGTCAACAAGACGCCTCACACAGCCACTCTGAGAGATCGTGACTCCATGAGGCAGATTAGGGCTGAG GTTCGTGAGTTGCCCGAAATCGTCCGTGACCTCGCTAATGGTGCCATCACATGGGAAGAGGTGGAAAGCAAGTATCCAATCTTTGAGGGCCAGGAAACCAGCAAAAAGGAAACGGTGGAGGAGTAA